In Afipia sp. GAS231, a single window of DNA contains:
- a CDS encoding ABC transporter substrate binding protein: protein MRFRLLLSTVVLLLATAGAALSEPKRVLVLHPFGRDFVPWSQYGKTVREELLRQSPEGIDLYETSLVSARSSDGEEGPFADYVQALFAKRKPDLVVAISSPAISFIQKHREQLFSSVPAVFMGVDQRRISRIDLTTHDALIASDVDFNLIIENILKLLPNVTNIAMVLGSSPNERYWSEQMHAELKTFENRVTFTWFNELSFEEVLRRATMLPPNTAIFFVLLSVDAAGVPHEEGKAMARLRAVTNAPIFGYSDVFLGQGIVGGPLISVSSVGQQAADAAVRILGGESPASIHTPPIRPGTPKYDWRELQRWGVSESRLPAGSEIYFRSPSPWEQYRLQISAGIAALLLQAAIISWLLVEHRRRHFAEAEASSRRREVVRLNRVTTANVLSSSIAHELNQPLGAILSNTEAAQVLLKADPPDLGQIGEILSDIVRDEQRASEIIRGLRNMLNNRTEADLRLVDLNDAVRALAKLVALEMERRGVVLRTLLSAETLTVRCDPIHLQQVLMNLVMNGMDAMDGEPIPHNLTIRTRRNAEYDVVEVRISDSGKGIAKGALTSIFDAFVTTKPQGTGLGLPIARTIVESYGGDIWAENRQRGAVFSFRLPLAKTQAK, encoded by the coding sequence ATGAGATTTCGGCTCCTTCTCAGTACGGTTGTGTTGCTTCTTGCCACGGCTGGTGCGGCCCTCTCCGAGCCGAAACGGGTGCTGGTTCTGCATCCCTTCGGACGCGATTTTGTGCCGTGGAGCCAATACGGAAAGACCGTTCGCGAGGAATTGCTCCGCCAATCGCCGGAAGGTATCGACCTCTACGAGACTTCACTCGTCTCCGCGCGTTCCAGCGACGGGGAAGAGGGGCCATTTGCCGATTATGTGCAGGCTCTTTTTGCCAAGCGCAAGCCGGATCTGGTCGTGGCCATCAGTAGCCCGGCAATCAGTTTTATCCAGAAGCACCGGGAGCAGCTTTTTTCATCCGTCCCTGCGGTGTTCATGGGGGTGGACCAGCGCAGAATTTCGCGGATCGATCTTACGACGCATGACGCATTGATCGCGAGCGACGTTGATTTCAACTTGATCATCGAGAACATTCTGAAGCTGCTTCCCAATGTCACGAATATTGCGATGGTTCTGGGTAGTTCACCCAATGAACGATATTGGTCGGAGCAAATGCACGCGGAGTTGAAAACGTTCGAAAATCGAGTCACGTTTACCTGGTTCAACGAATTGTCGTTCGAAGAGGTGCTCAGGCGGGCCACCATGCTCCCGCCCAACACCGCTATCTTCTTCGTACTGCTGTCTGTTGATGCAGCCGGCGTCCCGCATGAAGAAGGAAAGGCGATGGCCCGTCTTCGCGCGGTTACCAACGCACCGATCTTTGGTTATTCCGATGTTTTTCTGGGACAAGGGATTGTCGGGGGGCCATTGATTTCGGTTTCGTCTGTCGGCCAGCAGGCTGCCGATGCCGCCGTGCGCATATTGGGCGGGGAATCGCCGGCAAGCATTCACACGCCTCCAATCAGGCCCGGAACGCCAAAGTACGACTGGAGGGAGTTGCAACGCTGGGGCGTCAGTGAAAGTCGGCTACCAGCCGGGAGCGAGATTTACTTCCGCTCCCCCAGCCCATGGGAACAGTATCGCCTGCAGATCAGTGCCGGGATCGCCGCCCTGCTGCTCCAGGCTGCCATCATTTCCTGGTTGCTGGTCGAGCATCGGCGGCGGCATTTCGCCGAGGCTGAAGCAAGTAGTCGCCGCCGGGAAGTTGTCCGTTTGAACCGGGTGACGACGGCAAATGTGCTGTCGTCGTCCATCGCGCATGAACTCAACCAGCCGTTGGGAGCCATCCTGAGCAACACCGAAGCCGCGCAAGTGCTGCTAAAGGCTGACCCACCGGACCTTGGGCAAATTGGCGAAATCCTTTCCGATATTGTCAGGGACGAGCAGCGCGCGAGCGAGATCATCCGCGGCTTGCGGAACATGTTGAACAATCGAACCGAGGCCGATCTGCGGCTGGTTGATCTGAATGACGCGGTGCGGGCCCTGGCCAAGCTTGTTGCTCTTGAGATGGAACGGCGCGGAGTTGTGTTGCGCACCTTGCTTTCCGCCGAAACCTTGACGGTGCGATGCGATCCGATCCATTTGCAGCAGGTGCTCATGAACCTCGTCATGAACGGCATGGACGCCATGGACGGTGAGCCGATACCTCACAATCTGACGATCAGGACTCGCCGGAATGCGGAGTACGACGTTGTCGAAGTGCGCATCTCAGACTCCGGCAAGGGCATTGCCAAGGGCGCTCTGACGAGCATATTCGATGCGTTTGTTACGACGAAACCGCAGGGCACCGGCCTGGGACTTCCCATCGCGCGCACGATTGTTGAAAGCTATGGCGGTGACATCTGGGCCGAGAATCGCCAACGTGGCGCGGTGTTTTCGTTCAGGCTTCCATTGGCCAAGACGCAAGCAAAGTAA
- a CDS encoding TAXI family TRAP transporter solute-binding subunit, giving the protein MMSIKLPLWLRATMLIGAAILAAGAGLFGYRYFTHPVTLTVAVGSIDGEAAKAMSAIASRLVSTNASIRLKIIDSGTALGAADLFSAGKVDLAVVRGDVGDLSQAQAVVVVSHVVALIIAPPGSTIDSVGKLKGHTVGVVGGVANSKVIDVLSKEYGLDAAKVFKEIALSDARRAIQSKEVSALLVVIPLAEKYLSLVRGVFQSGPKTVPVLIPIDSAGAIAEADRAYESFDVPKGTLRGSPPVPDDDLTTLQASLYLVANKKLGTDLMTRFTQTLMSVRRDLLGEQPIFAQITAPSTDQDAYLPLHPGAAAFYNGTQQSFMDEYGNWIYLTPMVLGGVATVLAAAWKFLGIGPATREGPLDSLYALARRIRKVDTEAELSDIEEEIDNILKAERAKSARGDESAVDDATLNVAAHRLESLIHDRRTLLATRPAVASAA; this is encoded by the coding sequence TTGATGTCGATAAAATTGCCGCTGTGGCTTCGCGCTACTATGCTCATCGGTGCCGCTATTCTTGCCGCGGGCGCTGGCCTCTTTGGCTACCGGTATTTTACTCACCCCGTAACGCTTACCGTAGCTGTCGGCTCGATCGACGGGGAGGCTGCCAAAGCAATGTCAGCCATTGCGAGCCGTCTCGTTTCCACCAACGCGTCGATACGGCTTAAGATTATCGATAGCGGCACGGCGCTCGGGGCCGCAGACCTGTTTTCGGCAGGTAAAGTCGATCTCGCCGTGGTTCGCGGCGACGTCGGTGACTTGTCGCAGGCGCAGGCCGTCGTCGTTGTAAGCCACGTGGTCGCTCTCATCATCGCGCCGCCGGGTTCGACCATCGACAGCGTGGGCAAGCTGAAGGGTCATACCGTGGGCGTGGTGGGTGGAGTAGCAAACTCCAAAGTTATCGATGTGCTGAGCAAGGAATATGGGCTCGATGCAGCAAAGGTGTTTAAGGAAATCGCTTTGTCGGATGCTCGGCGCGCGATTCAATCCAAGGAGGTTAGCGCCCTTCTCGTGGTGATCCCTTTGGCCGAAAAATATCTGTCACTCGTGCGTGGGGTCTTTCAGTCCGGACCCAAAACCGTACCGGTACTGATCCCAATCGATTCCGCCGGGGCAATCGCAGAGGCCGACCGAGCCTACGAAAGTTTCGACGTCCCGAAGGGCACGCTGCGGGGATCGCCGCCGGTTCCGGACGATGATCTGACAACCCTGCAGGCTTCGCTGTATCTGGTTGCGAACAAGAAGCTCGGCACCGATTTGATGACCCGTTTCACGCAGACGCTTATGAGCGTGCGCAGGGATCTTCTGGGCGAGCAGCCGATTTTCGCACAAATCACCGCCCCCAGTACCGACCAGGACGCCTATCTTCCGCTGCACCCTGGAGCGGCGGCCTTTTACAACGGCACCCAACAGAGCTTCATGGATGAATACGGCAACTGGATCTATTTGACGCCAATGGTGCTGGGAGGCGTCGCCACCGTACTTGCTGCGGCCTGGAAATTTCTGGGGATCGGGCCCGCAACCCGCGAGGGGCCTCTGGATTCCCTTTATGCCTTGGCGCGCCGAATCCGGAAGGTCGATACAGAGGCTGAGCTGTCAGATATTGAGGAAGAAATCGACAACATTCTCAAAGCAGAACGCGCCAAATCCGCCCGCGGAGATGAGAGCGCGGTTGACGACGCGACATTGAATGTCGCAGCCCACCGGCTGGAAAGCTTGATTCATGATCGACGGACTCTGCTTGCAACGAGGCCAGCAGTTGCCTCTGCGGCCTAA
- a CDS encoding DUF1254 domain-containing protein has protein sequence MFRGILTLTLSLCLGAAAAPVRAAPITEQEAHAIAVDAYVYFYSLLSMDVTRQQFTNIEPGKELGKGPMNMFISVPEYPPADFKGVVRSNFDTLYSIAWLDLRKEPMVVSAPDTGGRYYLLPMLDMWTDVFASPGWRTTGTTAATYIVTPPGWRPDLRDKFIDEFKLPKDTQRIEAPTPYVWIIGRTKTDGPADYDAVHKIQAGYKATLLSEFGKPPKPVEVKIDPSVDMKTPPKIQVDTMSAGVYFAYAAELLKLHPPHITDEPIIAQMKRIGIEPGKSFDIGRLDPVLQRALETAPQDGQKLMAWKVPTLARVANGWSMNTDTMGVYGNYYLKRAMVSQVGLGANLPEDAIYPLNIGDESGKPLDGANKYTITFANGAAPPVNAFWSITLYDQEGFQVGNVLNRFAVSSWMPFKYNADGSLDLYFQNASPGKDLEANWLPAPKGAFNLTMRLYSPKSEALTGKWNPPPVVKAQTTVGLSAQ, from the coding sequence ATGTTTCGAGGAATTCTGACACTGACCTTGTCCCTCTGTCTTGGCGCGGCTGCCGCGCCGGTCCGAGCGGCGCCGATCACCGAGCAGGAGGCGCATGCCATAGCGGTGGACGCCTATGTCTACTTCTACTCGCTCTTATCGATGGACGTCACGCGCCAGCAGTTCACGAACATCGAACCCGGCAAGGAGCTCGGAAAAGGGCCGATGAACATGTTCATCAGCGTTCCCGAATACCCGCCGGCGGATTTCAAAGGTGTGGTCCGCTCCAATTTTGATACGCTCTATTCGATTGCGTGGCTCGACTTGAGGAAAGAGCCAATGGTGGTCTCGGCGCCGGACACCGGCGGTCGCTACTACCTCCTGCCGATGCTCGACATGTGGACCGATGTGTTCGCCTCGCCGGGTTGGCGCACAACCGGGACAACCGCCGCAACCTACATCGTGACCCCTCCGGGCTGGAGGCCCGACTTGCGCGACAAATTCATCGACGAGTTCAAGCTTCCGAAGGACACCCAGCGCATCGAGGCGCCGACGCCTTATGTCTGGATCATCGGCCGCACCAAGACCGACGGTCCGGCGGACTACGATGCGGTTCACAAGATCCAGGCCGGTTATAAAGCCACACTGCTTTCGGAATTTGGCAAACCGCCAAAGCCGGTCGAGGTCAAAATCGACCCAAGCGTCGACATGAAGACGCCGCCAAAGATTCAGGTCGATACGATGTCGGCCGGCGTGTATTTCGCCTATGCGGCTGAGTTGCTCAAGCTTCACCCGCCACATATCACCGACGAGCCGATTATCGCGCAGATGAAGAGAATCGGAATCGAGCCTGGCAAGAGCTTCGATATCGGCAGGCTCGATCCAGTCCTGCAAAGAGCGCTGGAGACCGCGCCGCAGGACGGCCAGAAGCTGATGGCCTGGAAGGTGCCGACGCTGGCGCGGGTTGCGAATGGCTGGTCGATGAACACCGATACAATGGGTGTCTACGGCAACTACTACCTGAAGCGGGCCATGGTTTCGCAGGTAGGGCTCGGAGCGAACCTGCCCGAGGATGCTATTTATCCCCTTAATATCGGTGACGAATCCGGCAAACCGCTGGATGGCGCAAACAAGTACACGATCACATTTGCGAATGGCGCCGCCCCGCCGGTCAATGCCTTCTGGTCGATCACCCTTTACGATCAGGAAGGGTTCCAGGTAGGCAACGTCCTGAACCGCTTCGCGGTCTCCAGTTGGATGCCGTTCAAATACAACGCGGATGGTTCGCTCGACCTCTATTTTCAGAACGCGAGCCCCGGCAAGGACCTCGAAGCCAACTGGCTCCCGGCGCCGAAGGGCGCCTTCAACCTAACCATGCGCCTCTACAGCCCCAAGTCTGAGGCGCTAACCGGAAAATGGAACCCGCCGCCGGTCGTAAAGGCACAGACAACGGTAGGCCTGTCGGCTCAGTAA
- a CDS encoding HlyD family secretion protein gives MLIILCLYLVGLWAVFSKFKLVRWGWASGTVAVLAGAFILAIFLALFNYLTPSGRVTVAGRVVEVTPNVTGQIVAIPVKPNVPVKKDDMLFQIDPAPFQYKVAQLKASLAGAKQQAEILKSNYEQATANVVGLTAQVAFQTKRNADIQKLAAEGANTEFQAQDRQNQYETTLAQLNVAKAAQQSAKLAMDSEIGGVNTTVAQIQAQLEDASWELSQTTVRAPADGYVTAVALTVGDRALQARSTMSFIVENEITIVGMFSQNGFQTIKTGTPVDIVFDNAPGRIYHATITAIPKGVGQGQVAVSGTLARTNALGGTSVFPAEISIPDEMSRDGLRLGMSGSATAFAENAGVIGLLASILVWVSSYTAYL, from the coding sequence GTGCTTATCATCCTGTGCCTCTACCTTGTCGGGCTGTGGGCCGTATTCTCCAAGTTCAAGCTGGTGCGCTGGGGCTGGGCGTCCGGAACTGTCGCCGTGCTTGCCGGCGCGTTCATTCTCGCGATATTTCTCGCGCTGTTTAATTACCTGACGCCTTCAGGCAGGGTGACCGTGGCGGGCCGTGTGGTGGAAGTCACGCCGAATGTGACCGGTCAAATCGTTGCCATTCCGGTGAAGCCGAACGTGCCTGTGAAGAAAGACGACATGCTGTTTCAGATCGATCCGGCGCCTTTTCAATACAAGGTCGCGCAGCTCAAGGCGTCGCTGGCCGGGGCAAAGCAACAAGCCGAGATCTTGAAATCGAATTACGAGCAGGCCACCGCGAATGTCGTCGGTCTGACCGCGCAGGTCGCGTTCCAAACAAAACGCAACGCGGACATTCAGAAGCTTGCAGCGGAAGGGGCCAATACGGAATTCCAGGCTCAGGACCGTCAGAATCAATACGAGACGACACTAGCGCAACTCAACGTGGCCAAGGCGGCGCAGCAAAGCGCCAAGCTCGCCATGGATTCCGAGATCGGCGGCGTCAACACCACGGTTGCCCAGATCCAGGCGCAGCTTGAGGATGCGAGCTGGGAGTTGTCGCAGACCACGGTTCGCGCGCCTGCCGACGGCTATGTGACGGCCGTCGCGTTGACTGTCGGCGATCGAGCCTTGCAGGCCCGCTCGACGATGTCGTTTATCGTCGAGAACGAGATTACAATTGTCGGAATGTTTTCACAGAACGGCTTCCAGACCATCAAGACCGGTACCCCCGTCGATATCGTTTTCGACAACGCGCCGGGGCGCATCTATCACGCCACGATCACGGCAATCCCCAAGGGCGTCGGCCAGGGGCAAGTTGCGGTGTCCGGAACGCTGGCGCGCACCAATGCGCTGGGTGGGACATCCGTCTTTCCCGCGGAGATTTCCATTCCGGACGAAATGAGCCGCGACGGACTGCGGCTAGGGATGTCCGGAAGTGCCACCGCATTCGCCGAAAATGCCGGCGTTATCGGGCTCCTGGCCTCCATCCTTGTCTGGGTCAGCTCGTATACCGCCTACCTTTGA
- a CDS encoding response regulator transcription factor translates to MNGAPMIHVVDDDASFRTAISRVLNASGYEVAAYESAAGFLRNIGNASPGCILLDVEMPAVGGLQLQEELAKLSHGWPIIFMTGHGDIPTSVRAIKAGAEDFLTKPVSRQTLLEAIQRALVRHAARQQSQDQLNSLKTLVSTLTPRESEVFALMVRGKLNKQIAHLLGTSERTIKAHRHMVMEKLQVQSFAQVVSIAERVGLLASSTSADAENPG, encoded by the coding sequence ATGAACGGCGCCCCTATGATTCATGTCGTAGACGACGACGCTTCATTTCGGACTGCGATTTCGCGCGTTCTGAACGCCTCCGGCTATGAGGTTGCAGCCTACGAGTCGGCCGCCGGTTTCTTGCGCAACATCGGGAATGCTAGTCCAGGTTGTATCCTGCTCGACGTTGAGATGCCGGCCGTGGGCGGTTTGCAGCTCCAGGAAGAACTCGCGAAGCTGTCGCACGGCTGGCCGATCATCTTCATGACAGGTCATGGCGATATCCCGACCAGCGTACGCGCAATTAAGGCCGGCGCCGAAGACTTCCTTACCAAACCCGTTTCCCGGCAAACTCTGCTGGAAGCGATCCAGCGTGCACTTGTTCGCCATGCTGCGCGGCAACAGAGCCAGGACCAACTCAATTCCCTCAAAACCCTTGTCTCGACGCTGACACCACGCGAGAGCGAAGTTTTTGCGCTCATGGTCCGTGGCAAATTGAACAAGCAAATTGCCCATCTGCTCGGTACATCGGAGCGCACCATCAAAGCCCACCGGCACATGGTGATGGAAAAGCTGCAGGTGCAGTCGTTTGCGCAAGTGGTCTCGATCGCGGAGCGCGTCGGGCTGCTGGCGTCGTCGACCTCGGCAGACGCCGAGAATCCGGGATAG
- a CDS encoding DUF4239 domain-containing protein, with amino-acid sequence MSAIALACITFVCISGGVLLGMFLRKALPEHHLSTDAKDVVRLGTGLIGTIAALVLGLLIASAKNSYDTQSTQITQMTANVVLLDRLLAQYGAEAGPARDLLRRGIVVLANRMWRENGSDLGKTAPFEASTASEEFYAKLQELSPQNDAQRSLQARAIQLSTDIAQTRLLLFAQRTNSIPMPFLVVLIFWLTIIFVSFSLFAEPNAIVIGSLLIFALSAAGAIYLILELGQPFAGLMQISSAPLRNALAPFGS; translated from the coding sequence ATGAGCGCAATCGCGTTGGCCTGTATCACGTTTGTGTGCATTTCGGGCGGCGTTTTGCTCGGCATGTTCCTTCGCAAGGCGTTACCGGAGCACCATCTGAGCACCGATGCAAAGGATGTGGTGAGGCTGGGTACGGGCCTCATCGGCACCATAGCGGCGCTTGTCCTCGGCTTGCTGATCGCCTCGGCGAAGAATTCGTACGACACGCAGAGTACTCAAATTACGCAGATGACGGCCAATGTTGTTCTGCTGGATCGTCTCCTGGCGCAGTATGGGGCGGAGGCGGGCCCAGCGCGCGATCTGTTGCGCCGCGGCATCGTTGTTTTGGCCAACCGAATGTGGCGCGAGAACGGTTCCGACCTTGGAAAGACGGCCCCGTTTGAGGCGAGCACTGCGAGTGAGGAATTCTATGCGAAACTCCAGGAGCTTTCGCCTCAAAACGACGCTCAACGCTCTCTGCAAGCCCGAGCAATACAGCTCAGCACCGACATTGCGCAAACGCGCTTGCTCTTGTTCGCGCAGAGGACCAATTCAATTCCCATGCCCTTTCTGGTGGTGCTCATCTTCTGGCTCACCATCATCTTTGTAAGCTTCAGCCTGTTTGCCGAACCCAACGCAATCGTTATCGGCTCTCTGCTGATCTTCGCACTGTCGGCTGCCGGGGCGATTTACCTGATCCTGGAACTGGGGCAGCCATTTGCGGGGCTTATGCAAATCTCCAGTGCGCCACTGCGCAACGCGCTGGCGCCGTTCGGTTCCTAA
- a CDS encoding formylglycine-generating enzyme family protein, translating to MLRIPGGTFRMGSDRHYPEEAPVHRVTVDEFHIDHTPVTNRQFKEFVKATGYVTFAEIPPDPKDYPGALPHMIYAGSLVFTPPARAVDLRDWSQWWQFMKGADWRHPYGPKSNINALDNHPVVHVAYSDALAYARWADKDLLTEAEWEFAARGGLDGAEFAWGDEFAPGGNHMANTWQGEFPRQNLCTDGFDRTSPVTAFPPNGYGVYDMIGNVWEWTSDWYSQRHEADAPKACCIPENPRGGREDGSFDPSQPQIRIPRKVLKGGSHLCAPNYCRRYRPAARHAEPIDTSASHVGFRCITRKRSAS from the coding sequence ATGTTGCGGATTCCCGGCGGCACATTCCGCATGGGATCGGACAGGCACTATCCCGAGGAAGCGCCGGTTCATCGCGTGACCGTCGATGAATTCCATATCGATCACACACCTGTTACAAACCGGCAATTCAAGGAATTCGTCAAGGCAACCGGCTACGTCACTTTTGCCGAAATTCCACCCGACCCGAAGGACTATCCCGGCGCGCTCCCTCACATGATCTATGCCGGCTCGCTGGTTTTCACACCGCCCGCGCGGGCTGTCGATCTCCGCGACTGGAGCCAATGGTGGCAATTCATGAAGGGCGCCGACTGGCGCCATCCATACGGCCCCAAGAGCAACATCAATGCGCTCGACAATCATCCGGTCGTGCACGTCGCCTATTCCGACGCGCTCGCCTATGCGCGGTGGGCCGACAAGGATCTTCTGACCGAAGCGGAATGGGAATTCGCCGCCCGTGGCGGACTTGACGGTGCGGAGTTTGCGTGGGGCGACGAGTTCGCGCCCGGCGGCAACCACATGGCCAATACCTGGCAGGGCGAATTCCCGAGGCAAAATCTCTGCACCGATGGCTTCGATCGCACCTCGCCGGTCACGGCCTTTCCGCCGAACGGCTACGGCGTCTACGACATGATCGGGAATGTCTGGGAATGGACGTCCGACTGGTATTCGCAAAGGCATGAAGCGGACGCGCCGAAGGCGTGCTGCATTCCGGAAAATCCACGCGGCGGACGGGAGGACGGAAGCTTCGATCCCAGCCAGCCACAGATCCGGATTCCCCGGAAGGTCTTGAAAGGCGGCTCGCATCTGTGTGCGCCGAACTATTGCCGCCGCTACCGGCCTGCCGCGCGGCACGCGGAGCCGATCGACACCTCGGCAAGCCATGTCGGCTTCAGGTGCATCACCAGGAAGAGGAGCGCGTCATGA
- a CDS encoding response regulator transcription factor: protein MRTIAVIDDNPSMLKGLDRLLSAHGFRVQTFTSAELFLENLAACEVDCLLLDIHLGGISGIDLQRRLTSSGTDLPVIFMTAIDNEATRQEAFDAGCVAYLRKPFLANLLIDAINKVP from the coding sequence ATGCGCACCATAGCTGTCATTGACGACAATCCGAGCATGCTAAAGGGCCTCGACCGCCTGCTGTCAGCACACGGTTTCCGCGTTCAAACGTTCACTTCGGCAGAATTATTTCTCGAAAATCTCGCAGCGTGCGAGGTGGATTGCCTTCTTCTGGATATTCACCTCGGCGGGATTTCAGGCATTGATCTGCAACGGCGGCTGACGTCATCGGGTACCGATCTGCCTGTTATCTTCATGACGGCAATCGACAATGAAGCCACCCGTCAGGAGGCATTTGATGCCGGTTGCGTTGCGTATCTTCGGAAGCCGTTTTTGGCAAATCTGCTCATCGACGCCATCAATAAGGTCCCGTGA
- a CDS encoding sensor histidine kinase: protein MSDVLKLSKMNGMDAMDGEPRPHNLTIRTRRNAEYDVVEVRISDSGKGIAKGALTSIFDAFVTTKPQGTGLGLPIARTILESYGGDIWAENRQRGAVFSFTLPLTRMQAE, encoded by the coding sequence GTGTCCGACGTCTTGAAGCTCAGCAAAATGAACGGCATGGACGCCATGGACGGCGAGCCGAGACCGCATAATCTGACGATCAGGACCCGCCGGAATGCGGAGTACGACGTTGTCGAAGTGCGCATCTCAGACTCCGGCAAGGGCATTGCCAAGGGCGCTCTGACGAGCATATTCGATGCGTTTGTTACGACGAAACCGCAGGGCACCGGCCTGGGACTTCCCATCGCGCGCACGATACTCGAAAGCTACGGCGGTGACATCTGGGCCGAGAATCGCCAGCGCGGTGCGGTGTTTTCGTTCACGCTTCCACTAACTAGAATGCAAGCCGAGTAG
- a CDS encoding transporter produces MTRRLSERNSGRWLPHFSIGVAVLMFGSLSQVAYADEGGVSYWLPGRFSSLAATPEVPGWSMAEVYYHTTVSAFGGVAAAREITIGRFAPTVNVSLNASLHAQADLLLLNPTYTFATPVLGGQLAIGMTGLFGRSAASIDGTLTAGFGQFAAMRMGSIGDSITSVGDLYPQATLKWNAGVNNFMTYLTGDIPVGAYSPTRLANLGIGHGAIDGGGGYTYFNPQTGHEFSAVAGFTYNFKNQDTQYQNGIDFHLDWGASQFLSKQLFVGLVGYAYQQVTDDFGQHPVLGGFRSRVIGVGPQIGFLFPVGDMQGYLNLKGYGEFDQANRPAGWNTWLTFSISPMAPTSTVTPTHRMVMK; encoded by the coding sequence ATGACGCGCCGGTTATCCGAACGAAATTCTGGTCGTTGGCTCCCCCACTTTAGCATCGGCGTAGCCGTGTTGATGTTCGGGTCCCTGTCCCAGGTAGCCTACGCCGACGAGGGCGGCGTCTCGTACTGGCTTCCAGGGCGGTTTAGCAGCCTTGCGGCGACCCCCGAAGTGCCGGGCTGGTCCATGGCCGAGGTTTACTATCACACCACTGTATCGGCATTTGGCGGTGTTGCCGCGGCAAGAGAGATTACGATCGGCAGGTTCGCGCCGACAGTTAACGTCAGTTTGAATGCAAGTCTGCATGCGCAAGCCGATCTCCTGTTGCTCAACCCGACCTACACATTCGCGACGCCGGTGCTGGGCGGGCAATTGGCGATCGGCATGACCGGCCTGTTCGGCCGATCGGCGGCTTCGATCGATGGAACGCTCACCGCAGGGTTCGGACAGTTTGCGGCAATGCGCATGGGAAGCATCGGTGATTCCATCACCTCCGTCGGCGATTTGTATCCGCAGGCGACGCTGAAGTGGAACGCGGGCGTCAACAACTTTATGACCTATCTGACAGGCGACATTCCCGTCGGCGCCTACAGTCCCACGCGCCTCGCCAACCTCGGCATCGGCCACGGCGCGATCGACGGCGGCGGTGGGTACACCTACTTCAATCCGCAGACGGGCCACGAGTTTTCGGCCGTCGCGGGATTTACCTACAATTTCAAGAACCAGGACACGCAATACCAAAACGGCATCGACTTCCATCTCGACTGGGGCGCCTCCCAGTTTCTCTCGAAGCAGCTTTTCGTGGGTCTCGTCGGATATGCCTATCAGCAAGTCACCGACGATTTCGGTCAGCATCCCGTTCTCGGCGGGTTCCGGTCGCGCGTGATCGGGGTTGGGCCCCAGATCGGATTTCTGTTTCCGGTTGGAGACATGCAGGGCTACCTTAATCTGAAGGGCTACGGCGAATTCGATCAAGCCAACCGACCGGCGGGATGGAACACCTGGTTGACGTTCTCGATCTCGCCCATGGCGCCAACCAGTACTGTGACGCCGACACATCGAATGGTGATGAAGTAA
- a CDS encoding helix-turn-helix domain-containing protein, producing the protein MNIDQWLAIVAETPFTRESNPCGDLVEQAERLALAHLDEPLHMSALCRTLAVSERTLRKAFHKIHGLPPCRHLRMLRLSQARRALLSADSGRVTVTEIATCFGFVELGRFSVEYRKMFGESPSQTLHRAFPGNILKINAAVQDRVPLGGRAFFANLLMAVNSK; encoded by the coding sequence ATGAACATTGATCAATGGCTCGCCATCGTTGCGGAAACCCCTTTCACTCGGGAAAGCAACCCGTGCGGCGATCTCGTCGAACAGGCAGAGAGATTGGCTCTCGCCCATCTAGACGAGCCGCTGCACATGTCGGCCTTGTGCCGGACCCTTGCGGTAAGCGAGCGGACGCTTCGCAAGGCATTTCACAAAATTCACGGGCTTCCTCCGTGCCGGCATCTTCGAATGTTGCGGCTGTCTCAGGCCAGGCGCGCCCTTCTGTCCGCGGATTCCGGGCGCGTAACTGTAACGGAGATTGCGACATGCTTTGGCTTCGTCGAGCTGGGTCGCTTTTCCGTCGAATATCGAAAGATGTTTGGTGAGAGCCCCTCGCAAACGCTGCATCGCGCCTTCCCGGGCAACATTCTCAAGATCAACGCTGCTGTCCAAGACCGTGTCCCTTTGGGAGGACGTGCGTTTTTTGCAAACTTGTTGATGGCGGTTAATTCAAAGTGA